A genomic region of Halomonas aestuarii contains the following coding sequences:
- a CDS encoding ureidoglycolate lyase, which yields MLELKAEPLTSEAFAPFGEVIDTRTADGFPINAGRTRRYHDLARVETLGEGARALISIFVSQPVEIPLALDFLERHPLGSQAFMPLHEERFVIVVAPPGERIDPDEVRAFVTDGRQGVNYRAGTWHAIQSVLEREGEFLVVDRGGEGENCDEHPLAVRVTL from the coding sequence ATGCTGGAACTGAAAGCCGAACCGCTGACGTCCGAGGCCTTCGCCCCCTTCGGCGAGGTCATCGATACGCGCACGGCCGACGGGTTTCCCATCAACGCCGGTCGTACCCGGCGCTATCACGACCTGGCGAGGGTCGAGACGCTGGGAGAGGGGGCGAGGGCGCTGATCAGCATCTTCGTCAGCCAGCCGGTGGAGATCCCGCTGGCTCTCGATTTCCTGGAGCGCCACCCGCTGGGCAGCCAGGCCTTCATGCCACTGCACGAGGAGCGCTTCGTGATCGTGGTGGCGCCGCCGGGGGAGCGGATCGACCCCGACGAGGTGCGCGCCTTCGTCACCGACGGTCGCCAGGGGGTCAACTACCGTGCCGGCACCTGGCACGCCATCCAGTCGGTGCTCGAGCGGGAAGGGGAGTTCCTGGTGGTCGACCGCGGGGGAGAAGGGGAGAACTGCGACGAGCATCCGCTGGCAGTTCGCGTGACCCTCTGA
- the gcl gene encoding glyoxylate carboligase encodes MSRMTAAEAAVHVLRKEGIEVAFGVPGAAINPFYAAMRQLGGIDHVLARHVEGASHMAEGYTRTRAGNIGVCIGTSGPAGTDMITGLYSASGDSVPILCITGQAPRARLHKEDFQAVDIQAIAGPVTKWAVTVLEPAQVPRAFQHAFQLMRSGRPGPVLIDLPIDVQMSEIEFDPDTYEPLPAYKPAATRAQAEKAITMLQAAERPLIVAGGGIINADASDRLVEFAELTGVPVIPTLMGWGTIPDDHPLMAGMVGLQTSHRYGNATLLAADFVMGIGNRWANRHTGSVETYTRGRTFVHVDIEPTQIGRVFGPDYGIVSDAGAALDLFLEVAREMQADGRLRERTAWAEACRERKRTLLRKTHFDDVPVKPQRVYEEMNKAFGPNTRYVSTIGLSQIAGAQFLHVHKPRHWINCGQAGPLGWTIPAALGVRRADPEAEIVALSGDYDFQFMVEELAVGAQFKLPFIHVLVNNAYLGLIRQAQRGFDMDYCVQLSFENVNAAELGEYGVDHLAVAEGLGCKALRVTRPEQIGPALAQARELMAEHRVPVVVEVILERVTNIAMGTEIDAINEFEELAGSVADAPSAIATAV; translated from the coding sequence ATGTCCCGCATGACTGCCGCTGAAGCCGCCGTTCACGTGCTCCGCAAGGAGGGCATCGAGGTCGCCTTCGGGGTGCCCGGTGCCGCCATCAACCCCTTCTATGCCGCGATGCGCCAGCTCGGCGGCATCGACCATGTCCTGGCCCGTCACGTCGAGGGGGCCTCGCACATGGCCGAGGGCTACACCCGCACGCGGGCCGGCAACATCGGGGTGTGCATCGGCACCTCGGGCCCCGCCGGCACCGACATGATCACCGGGCTCTATTCCGCCTCCGGCGATTCCGTCCCGATCCTCTGCATCACCGGCCAGGCGCCCCGCGCCCGGCTGCACAAGGAGGACTTCCAGGCGGTGGACATCCAGGCGATCGCCGGTCCGGTCACCAAGTGGGCGGTCACGGTGCTCGAGCCGGCCCAGGTGCCCCGCGCCTTCCAGCACGCCTTCCAGCTGATGCGCAGCGGACGGCCCGGACCGGTGCTGATCGACCTGCCCATCGACGTGCAGATGAGCGAGATCGAGTTCGACCCGGACACCTATGAGCCGCTGCCGGCCTACAAGCCCGCCGCCACCCGGGCCCAGGCCGAGAAGGCCATCACCATGCTCCAGGCGGCCGAGCGGCCGCTGATCGTGGCCGGCGGCGGCATCATCAACGCCGATGCCTCGGACCGGCTGGTCGAGTTCGCCGAGCTCACCGGGGTGCCGGTGATCCCGACCCTGATGGGCTGGGGCACCATTCCCGACGACCACCCCCTGATGGCCGGCATGGTCGGCCTGCAGACCTCCCACCGCTACGGCAACGCGACCCTGCTCGCCGCGGACTTCGTGATGGGCATCGGCAACCGCTGGGCCAACCGGCATACCGGCTCGGTGGAGACCTATACCCGCGGGCGCACCTTCGTCCACGTCGACATCGAGCCGACCCAGATCGGCCGGGTGTTCGGGCCCGACTACGGCATCGTCTCCGACGCCGGGGCGGCGCTCGACCTCTTCCTCGAGGTGGCCCGGGAGATGCAGGCCGACGGCCGCCTGAGGGAACGCACGGCCTGGGCGGAAGCGTGCCGCGAGCGCAAGCGGACCCTGCTGCGCAAGACCCACTTCGACGACGTGCCGGTGAAGCCGCAGCGCGTGTACGAGGAGATGAACAAGGCCTTCGGCCCGAACACGCGCTACGTCAGCACCATCGGCCTGTCGCAGATCGCCGGCGCCCAGTTCCTGCACGTCCACAAGCCGCGCCACTGGATCAACTGCGGCCAGGCCGGCCCCCTGGGCTGGACCATTCCGGCGGCGCTGGGCGTGCGGCGGGCCGACCCGGAGGCCGAGATCGTGGCGCTGTCCGGCGACTATGACTTCCAGTTCATGGTCGAGGAGCTGGCCGTCGGCGCCCAGTTCAAGCTGCCCTTCATCCACGTCCTGGTGAACAATGCCTACCTGGGGCTGATCCGCCAGGCCCAGCGCGGCTTCGACATGGACTACTGCGTGCAGCTCTCCTTCGAGAACGTCAACGCCGCCGAGCTGGGCGAGTACGGCGTCGACCACCTCGCCGTGGCCGAGGGGCTGGGCTGCAAGGCGCTGCGCGTGACGCGGCCCGAGCAGATCGGCCCGGCCCTGGCCCAGGCCCGCGAGCTGATGGCCGAGCACCGGGTGCCGGTGGTGGTCGAGGTGATCCTCGAGCGGGTGACCAACATCGCCATGGGTACCGAGATCGACGCCATCAACGAGTTCGAGGAACTGGCCGGCAGCGTCGCCGATGCCCCCAGTGCGATCGCCACCGCCGTCTGA
- a CDS encoding 2-hydroxy-3-oxopropionate reductase produces the protein MSKIGFIGLGIMGRPMAGHLLDAGHDLVTVRRGTLDATLADKGMRELETPAAVAAEAEVIITMVPDTPDVEEVLFAEGGVAEGLRPGTLVIDMSSIAPLATQNFARCIHEAGGEYVDAPVSGGEGGAINAALTIMVGATPDGFTRARPILEVMGKTITHIGGHGAGQTCKVANQIVVALTIEAVAEGLLFASKAGADVAKVRESLLGGLAQSKILDVHGERMISRSFDPGFKVRLHQKDLNLALDGARSLNLALPGTANAQQLFQACAAHGGADWDHAGMVRALEALADHEVGQD, from the coding sequence ATGAGCAAGATCGGATTCATCGGCCTCGGCATCATGGGTCGCCCCATGGCCGGCCACCTGCTGGACGCCGGCCATGACCTGGTGACGGTCAGGCGCGGCACCCTCGATGCCACCCTCGCCGACAAGGGCATGCGCGAGCTGGAGACCCCCGCCGCCGTGGCCGCCGAGGCCGAGGTGATCATCACCATGGTTCCGGACACCCCCGACGTCGAGGAGGTGCTGTTCGCCGAGGGCGGCGTCGCCGAGGGCTTGAGGCCCGGCACCCTGGTGATCGACATGAGTTCCATCGCCCCCCTGGCCACCCAGAACTTCGCGCGCTGCATCCACGAGGCCGGCGGCGAGTACGTCGATGCCCCGGTCTCCGGCGGCGAGGGGGGCGCCATCAACGCGGCGCTGACGATCATGGTGGGCGCCACCCCGGATGGCTTCACGCGTGCCCGACCGATCCTCGAGGTGATGGGCAAGACCATCACCCACATCGGTGGCCATGGCGCGGGCCAGACCTGCAAGGTGGCCAACCAGATCGTGGTGGCGCTGACCATCGAGGCGGTGGCCGAGGGCCTGCTGTTCGCCTCCAAGGCCGGCGCCGACGTGGCCAAGGTGCGTGAGTCGCTGCTCGGGGGCCTCGCCCAGTCGAAGATCCTCGACGTCCACGGCGAGCGGATGATCAGCCGTTCCTTCGACCCGGGCTTCAAGGTCCGCCTGCACCAGAAGGACCTCAACCTGGCCCTGGACGGGGCACGCAGCCTCAACCTGGCGCTGCCCGGTACCGCCAACGCCCAGCAGCTGTTCCAGGCCTGTGCCGCCCACGGCGGTGCCGACTGGGATCACGCCGGCATGGTCCGGGCCCTGGAGGCCCTGGCCGACCACGAGGTCGGCCAGGACTGA
- the hyi gene encoding hydroxypyruvate isomerase has protein sequence MPRFAANLSMLFTEEDFLDRFQAAAEAGFTGVEYLFPYEVEATEIKRRLDAFGLTQVLFNLPAGDWGAGERGIACHPDRVEEFRAGVDTAIAYARVLGNTQVNCLAGIQPQGVSDDEARLTLVENLRFAAERLEAEGILLVAEPINTRDIPGFFLNRTEQALAIFDEVGSDNLKLQYDIYHMQIMEGDLAPTIERHLDRIAHVQIADTPGRHEPGTGEIHYPFLFAHLDRLGYAGWVGCEYKPLAGTREGLGWLDAARR, from the coding sequence ATGCCCAGGTTTGCCGCCAACCTCAGCATGCTGTTCACCGAGGAGGACTTCCTCGACCGCTTCCAGGCTGCCGCCGAGGCGGGCTTCACGGGGGTGGAATACCTCTTCCCCTACGAGGTCGAGGCCACCGAGATCAAGCGGCGTCTCGACGCCTTTGGGCTGACCCAGGTGCTGTTCAACCTGCCGGCGGGCGACTGGGGCGCGGGCGAGCGGGGCATCGCCTGCCACCCGGACCGCGTCGAGGAGTTCCGTGCCGGGGTCGACACGGCGATCGCCTACGCCAGGGTGCTGGGCAATACTCAGGTGAACTGCCTGGCCGGCATCCAGCCCCAGGGCGTCAGCGACGACGAGGCGCGCCTGACCCTGGTCGAGAACCTGCGCTTCGCCGCCGAGAGGCTCGAGGCCGAGGGCATCCTGCTGGTCGCCGAGCCGATCAACACCCGCGACATCCCGGGCTTCTTCCTCAACCGCACCGAGCAGGCGCTGGCGATCTTCGACGAGGTGGGAAGCGACAACCTGAAGCTGCAGTACGACATCTACCACATGCAGATCATGGAAGGGGACCTGGCGCCGACCATCGAGAGGCACCTCGATCGCATCGCCCACGTCCAGATCGCCGACACCCCGGGGCGTCACGAGCCGGGCACCGGCGAGATCCACTACCCCTTCCTGTTCGCCCACCTGGACCGCCTGGGCTACGCGGGCTGGGTCGGCTGCGAGTACAAGCCCCTGGCGGGCACCCGGGAAGGCTTGGGCTGGCTGGACGCGGCCCGGCGCTGA